In the Emys orbicularis isolate rEmyOrb1 chromosome 3, rEmyOrb1.hap1, whole genome shotgun sequence genome, one interval contains:
- the GINS1 gene encoding DNA replication complex GINS protein PSF1, translated as MFGERGAELVRGLHRAADGHLPAFNEDGIRQVLEEMKALYEQNQADVNEAKSGRSDLIRTIKFRHCSLLRNRRCVVAYLYDRLLRIRALRWEYGSVLPNDLRFHMSAEETEWFNQYKKSLATYMRSLGGEEGLDLTQDMKPPKSLYIEVRCLKDHGEFEIDDGITILLKKNSQHFLPRWKCEQLIRQGVLEHVLS; from the exons ATGTTCGGCGAGCGGGGCGCGGAGCTGGTGCGGGGGCTGCACCGCGCCGCTGACGGGCACCTCCCCGCCTTCAAC GAGGATGGAATCCGACAAGTTCTTGAGGAGATGAAAGCTTTATATGAACAGAACCAGGCTGATGT AAATGAGGCTAAATCAGGACGAAGTGACTTGATCCGAACAATCAAATTTCGTCATTGTTCTCTGCTGCGAAATCGACGATGTGTTGTTGCATACCT GTATGACCGGTTGCTTCGGATCCGAGCCCTCAGGTGGGAGTATGGCAGTGTCTTGCCAAACGACCTCCGATTTCACATGTCTGCTGAAGAA ACGGAGTGGTTCAATCAGTATAAAAAGTCTCTTGCTACCTACATGAGATCCttaggaggagaggaagggctgGACCTCACACAGGACATGAAACCTCCCAAAAGCTTATACATCGAA GTTCGGTGTTTAAAGGATCATGGAGAATTTGAGATTGACGACGGTATAACAATTCTGTTGAAGAAGAATAGCCAG cattttttaCCACGCTGGAAATGCGAACAGTTAATCAGACAAGGAGTGCTGGAGCATGTTCTGTCATGA